In a single window of the Candidatus Thermoplasmatota archaeon genome:
- a CDS encoding archaeosortase/exosortase family protein gives MRARFAAFAGLALLGQGLIILARLNDHEAGLAGGALASLAGLALLALAWRMGRTPDAPEPAASRRASRLALGVGLAAAGGVVLREAMTGSGLSAPEWAILAYGLALVGLAPFVARRVAGVPVATVVAGSYALLLAPLGLYALHALGERDLAWAPLGLYVKHLLVAPLGWSLALLGHDVAWTGETIRVATARGPLFLTVGVACAGLYAGALFTGVFLHFAASAKASAPRLAGYLALGLLGLHVANVLRLVLLALVGADRGGNALAFAHRHAGWVFFLAWGILFWWLILRRFEARRPAPSG, from the coding sequence ATGAGAGCGCGGTTCGCGGCGTTCGCGGGTCTTGCGCTCCTCGGCCAGGGGCTCATCATCCTCGCGCGCCTCAACGACCACGAGGCGGGCCTCGCGGGCGGCGCCCTCGCGTCGCTTGCGGGCCTCGCGCTCCTCGCGCTTGCGTGGCGCATGGGCCGGACGCCGGATGCGCCCGAGCCGGCAGCTTCTCGCCGCGCTTCTCGCCTTGCCCTCGGGGTGGGCCTCGCCGCGGCGGGCGGCGTGGTCCTCCGCGAGGCGATGACGGGAAGCGGCCTTTCGGCGCCTGAGTGGGCGATCCTCGCGTACGGCCTTGCGCTCGTCGGCCTCGCGCCGTTCGTCGCGCGCCGCGTCGCGGGCGTCCCGGTGGCAACCGTCGTCGCGGGGAGCTACGCGCTCCTTCTCGCGCCGCTCGGCCTCTACGCGCTCCACGCGCTCGGCGAACGGGATCTCGCGTGGGCTCCCCTCGGGCTCTACGTCAAGCACCTCCTCGTCGCGCCGCTCGGATGGTCGCTCGCGCTCCTCGGGCACGACGTCGCCTGGACCGGGGAGACGATCCGGGTCGCGACGGCTCGAGGCCCGCTCTTTCTCACGGTCGGCGTCGCGTGCGCTGGGCTCTACGCCGGCGCGCTCTTCACGGGTGTGTTCCTCCATTTCGCCGCGTCGGCCAAGGCCTCGGCCCCGCGCCTTGCGGGATACCTCGCGCTGGGCCTCCTTGGTCTCCACGTCGCGAACGTGCTGCGCCTCGTCCTCCTCGCGCTCGTCGGCGCCGACCGCGGCGGTAACGCCCTCGCGTTCGCACACCGTCACGCAGGTTGGGTGTTCTTCCTGGCGTGGGGCATCCTGTTCTGGTGGCTCATCCTCCGCCGGTTCGAGGCTCGCCGCCCGGCCCCGTCCGGATGA
- a CDS encoding nuclear transport factor 2 family protein, whose translation MPTFDVDGWIEAIERKDTERFLDHFADDAEVQAENVPIAMRGKDTMRRMFEKLMPTIRDINIKTDYVVQNGHELGALVKLKATFDRDYEFAGERLPVAGKTVEIPAAFFARLDDDGRITHASRLRDSYTALRQLGITGAKLDEIMERVLEAARATPPEEMDRLIRTGPGGEPRTGGG comes from the coding sequence ATGCCGACCTTCGACGTGGATGGATGGATCGAGGCGATCGAACGCAAGGATACGGAGCGCTTTCTCGACCACTTCGCCGACGACGCCGAGGTCCAGGCGGAGAACGTGCCGATCGCCATGCGGGGCAAGGACACGATGCGGCGGATGTTCGAGAAGCTGATGCCGACGATCCGTGACATCAATATCAAAACCGATTACGTGGTGCAAAACGGGCATGAGCTGGGCGCGCTCGTGAAGCTCAAGGCGACATTCGATCGCGACTACGAATTCGCAGGCGAACGCCTGCCCGTCGCCGGAAAGACGGTCGAGATCCCCGCCGCCTTCTTCGCGCGGCTCGACGACGACGGACGCATCACGCACGCGAGCCGCCTGCGCGACAGCTACACGGCGTTGCGCCAACTCGGCATCACGGGCGCGAAGCTCGACGAGATCATGGAGCGCGTTCTCGAAGCGGCCCGCGCGACGCCGCCCGAGGAGATGGACCGGCTCATCCGGACGGGGCCGGGCGGCGAGCCTCGAACCGGCGGAGGATGA
- a CDS encoding alpha/beta hydrolase yields the protein MYVPSATGPFRTGRARVAPDREVAYAEWGDPEGWPVFFFHGLGASRSAAHPDGRLADAAGARVIAVDRPGIGGSDIERGRRLRSWARDVAAVADALGIERYGILAHSGGGPHALACAVETPGRVTRIGIASGGAPLAGPVALDHLDAHWRRIAYVSANAPWVVRAIAWLESARAIHKSMRAFDRFLLRLPPRDRWILESPVMKAMIDAGTRETFQQGSRGFYEDALVLSRPWGFGPMDIEHEVTWWHGDADSIVPIGWATTFGALIPRCTLHVYAEEGHFLYLERWREMLESVVRP from the coding sequence GTGTACGTCCCCTCAGCGACCGGCCCCTTCCGGACGGGGCGGGCCCGCGTCGCGCCCGACCGCGAGGTCGCGTACGCCGAATGGGGCGACCCCGAGGGATGGCCCGTGTTCTTCTTCCACGGCCTCGGCGCCTCGCGCTCGGCGGCGCACCCGGACGGGCGGCTCGCGGACGCCGCGGGCGCGCGCGTCATCGCGGTCGACCGGCCGGGCATCGGCGGCTCGGACATCGAGCGCGGGCGCCGCCTCAGGAGCTGGGCGCGCGACGTGGCGGCCGTCGCGGACGCGCTCGGGATCGAACGCTATGGGATCCTCGCGCACTCCGGCGGCGGGCCCCACGCCCTCGCATGCGCCGTCGAGACGCCGGGACGCGTAACCCGGATCGGCATCGCGAGCGGCGGAGCGCCGCTTGCGGGGCCCGTCGCCCTCGATCACCTCGACGCCCATTGGCGCCGGATCGCCTACGTGAGCGCGAACGCGCCTTGGGTCGTCCGCGCGATCGCCTGGCTCGAGAGCGCGCGCGCCATCCACAAGTCCATGCGCGCGTTCGACCGGTTCCTCCTGCGGCTTCCGCCGCGCGACCGATGGATCCTCGAAAGCCCGGTGATGAAGGCGATGATCGACGCGGGCACCCGCGAGACGTTCCAACAGGGATCGCGCGGCTTCTACGAGGATGCCCTGGTCCTCTCGCGACCCTGGGGCTTCGGGCCGATGGACATCGAGCACGAGGTGACGTGGTGGCACGGGGACGCCGACAGCATCGTCCCGATCGGGTGGGCGACGACCTTCGGCGCGCTCATCCCCCGCTGCACGCTGCACGTCTACGCGGAGGAAGGGCATTTCCTCTACCTCGAGCGCTGGCGCGAGATGCTCGAGTCGGTCGTCCGGCCGTAG
- a CDS encoding MarR family transcriptional regulator, translating into MRSALLIALVALGAAMAGCAAPPPVDILGSSADVAIHLPDDVRIVVHRGVPSPPTFVNISIENGGRDFGRFNLWANESTGHITFPVRSIFPVLLVPPGTHAPASMFIGAGLDAPLGLYTIRIEAVSDDGKIRLARDLPVRVEPGLDDELAVGALRLEASHDGSTVPAGSLVDIPVELTIEGSWSRWVALFVEGPHGTVAPKRVVVEPGTPTRAMFPVRLARAAPEGALDVTIRAETEAGIGLIARDTARLAVGPPDPFSADFSALGNVTAKGSPERIALIPGSEGSILVTVRNTGGDALSVTLAASADVPLALDDHQRHLLPGEAFAVAMTVGPVPLDATVGLEVPLYVEVGLPGGGRDPQVFPVATLVVHDPDTPLPDDTLRASVDGPASPFEDPVVVAGAAVGGVGLVGWLAILLRRDAWRYLFMAPFAGLYTRLARKEVLDHATRDRIHAAIVARPGVHYSQLLGDMGLPAGVLIHHLRTLERHAYVRSRREGPYRRFYPAGARLPAVEADPMTPMQRRVLDILEASGPLTQAQLGERLGMTKQGVSYHLKGLARRGEVVAEDGPGALAWRRIAKVVPVDHQRP; encoded by the coding sequence ATGAGATCGGCCCTCCTCATCGCGCTTGTCGCCCTCGGCGCGGCGATGGCGGGCTGCGCCGCCCCGCCGCCCGTCGACATCCTCGGATCAAGCGCCGATGTCGCGATCCACCTACCCGATGACGTGCGCATCGTCGTGCACCGCGGGGTTCCGTCGCCGCCGACCTTCGTGAACATCTCGATCGAGAACGGAGGCCGGGACTTCGGGCGCTTCAACCTCTGGGCGAACGAATCGACGGGCCACATCACGTTCCCTGTCCGATCGATCTTCCCGGTTCTTCTCGTCCCTCCGGGGACCCACGCTCCGGCGTCCATGTTCATCGGGGCCGGTCTCGACGCTCCCCTCGGCCTCTACACGATCCGGATCGAAGCGGTCTCGGACGACGGCAAGATCCGTCTCGCGCGCGACCTCCCTGTCCGGGTCGAGCCCGGCCTCGACGACGAGCTCGCGGTCGGCGCCTTGCGCCTCGAGGCCTCGCACGACGGATCTACCGTCCCCGCGGGAAGCCTCGTCGACATCCCGGTCGAGTTGACGATCGAAGGGTCGTGGTCCCGCTGGGTCGCGCTCTTCGTGGAGGGCCCCCACGGCACGGTCGCCCCGAAGCGCGTCGTCGTCGAGCCGGGGACCCCGACGCGCGCCATGTTCCCCGTGCGTCTTGCCCGCGCCGCGCCCGAAGGCGCCCTCGACGTGACGATCCGAGCGGAGACCGAGGCCGGGATCGGGCTCATCGCCCGCGACACGGCGCGCCTCGCGGTCGGTCCTCCCGATCCGTTCAGCGCGGATTTTTCGGCCCTCGGGAACGTGACGGCGAAAGGCTCGCCCGAGCGCATCGCCCTCATCCCGGGATCGGAAGGCAGCATCCTCGTCACCGTGCGCAACACGGGCGGCGACGCCCTCTCGGTGACCCTTGCGGCGTCCGCCGACGTGCCCCTCGCCCTTGACGACCACCAGCGTCATCTCCTGCCCGGGGAAGCCTTCGCGGTCGCGATGACCGTCGGCCCGGTCCCCCTCGACGCGACCGTCGGCCTCGAGGTCCCCCTCTACGTGGAGGTCGGCCTCCCGGGCGGCGGACGCGATCCGCAGGTCTTCCCCGTCGCGACCCTCGTCGTCCACGACCCCGACACGCCCCTTCCGGACGACACGCTCCGAGCCTCGGTCGACGGCCCCGCTTCCCCCTTCGAGGACCCCGTCGTGGTCGCGGGCGCGGCCGTGGGCGGCGTCGGTCTCGTCGGGTGGCTCGCGATCCTCCTCCGGCGCGACGCCTGGCGCTACCTGTTCATGGCGCCGTTCGCGGGCCTGTATACGCGTCTCGCGCGGAAGGAGGTGCTCGACCACGCGACGCGGGACCGCATCCACGCGGCGATCGTCGCGCGCCCGGGCGTCCATTATTCGCAGCTTCTCGGCGACATGGGGCTTCCCGCGGGCGTCCTGATCCACCACTTGCGCACGCTCGAGCGGCACGCGTACGTCCGCAGCCGCCGCGAGGGCCCGTACCGCCGGTTCTACCCCGCGGGCGCGCGGCTCCCCGCGGTCGAGGCCGACCCCATGACGCCGATGCAGCGTCGCGTCCTCGACATCCTCGAAGCCTCGGGGCCCCTGACCCAGGCGCAGCTCGGCGAGCGGCTCGGCATGACGAAGCAGGGCGTGAGCTACCACTTGAAGGGCCTCGCGCGCCGAGGCGAGGTCGTCGCGGAGGACGGGCCCGGAGCGCTCGCGTGGCGCCGCATCGCGAAGGTCGTACCCGTCGATCACCAGAGACCGTAG
- a CDS encoding SLC13 family permease has translation MDPVLIVAAIATGAIFLFVTEWVTPDVVALLVLIALAASGVLTAQEAISGFASTATLTVLAMFVLSAAVVRTGVVTLLSNRLHSLGAGREARMIVVIALIVAPISAFMNNTAAVAIMIPLVVALAAEAKRAPSRFLIPLSYASQMGGVLTLIGTSTNILASEISMASGHRPLEMFEFTPVGLVVAAVGIFYLVVIGPRLLPHRGETAESFAPKFRAKIVVKAGSSVVGLLASGKDATLRLGGEVQEVRRKGHRLAPNEATLEPDDIVEVEGVPDRLLHAEAGGAFVPLGQRRHPGLEVDEDRVVVEIVVAPGSSYVGQERDLARLAYMDAHVIGIHRKERMVPIWLKPEVEAGDTLLVLTRKERLEELRDNPDLILVQEVPVIEPRRDRILHVVAIFAGVVGLAALNILPIVVTALAGAVLVVLVGILDMREFYRAVRWDVIVLLAGLVPLGTAIVKTGGAAMLAGAFTGLAGHLPPWILLFATYATTALLTEVLSNNGTVVLMVPVTVTAAFGLGLDPTPFVLAVAFAASTSFMTPVGYQTNTMVYGPGDYKFSDFFRVGAPLNLALAFVTTAALATTYGLW, from the coding sequence TTGGATCCCGTCCTCATCGTCGCGGCCATCGCGACCGGCGCCATCTTCCTCTTCGTCACCGAATGGGTGACGCCCGACGTCGTCGCGCTCCTCGTCCTCATCGCGCTCGCCGCCTCCGGCGTCCTCACGGCCCAGGAGGCCATCTCCGGGTTCGCGAGCACGGCCACGCTCACGGTCCTCGCGATGTTCGTGCTGAGCGCCGCCGTCGTCCGCACCGGCGTGGTCACGCTGCTCTCGAACCGGCTCCACAGCCTCGGCGCTGGCCGGGAAGCGCGCATGATCGTCGTCATCGCCCTCATCGTCGCCCCCATCTCCGCCTTCATGAACAACACGGCGGCGGTCGCGATCATGATCCCGCTCGTCGTCGCCCTCGCGGCCGAGGCGAAGCGGGCGCCGAGCCGGTTCCTCATCCCGCTGTCCTACGCGTCGCAGATGGGCGGCGTCCTCACCCTCATCGGCACGAGCACGAACATCCTCGCCTCCGAGATCAGCATGGCCTCCGGCCACCGACCGCTCGAGATGTTCGAGTTCACGCCCGTCGGTCTCGTCGTCGCCGCCGTGGGCATCTTTTATCTCGTCGTCATTGGACCGCGGCTCCTGCCGCATCGCGGCGAAACGGCGGAGTCCTTCGCCCCGAAGTTCCGGGCGAAGATCGTCGTCAAGGCCGGATCGAGCGTCGTCGGCCTCCTCGCCTCGGGCAAGGACGCGACGTTGCGCCTCGGCGGCGAGGTGCAGGAGGTGAGGCGCAAGGGACACCGCCTCGCGCCCAACGAGGCGACGCTCGAGCCCGACGACATCGTCGAGGTCGAAGGCGTTCCCGACCGGCTTCTGCACGCGGAAGCGGGCGGCGCGTTCGTTCCGCTCGGCCAGCGCCGCCATCCGGGCCTCGAGGTCGACGAGGACCGCGTCGTGGTGGAAATCGTCGTCGCGCCCGGATCGTCCTACGTGGGCCAGGAGCGCGATCTCGCGCGTCTCGCGTACATGGACGCCCACGTCATCGGCATCCACCGCAAGGAGCGCATGGTGCCCATCTGGCTCAAGCCCGAGGTGGAAGCCGGCGACACGCTGCTCGTCCTGACGCGCAAGGAGCGGCTCGAGGAGCTGCGAGACAATCCCGATCTCATCCTCGTTCAGGAGGTGCCCGTGATCGAGCCGCGACGAGACCGGATCCTGCACGTCGTCGCGATCTTCGCGGGCGTCGTCGGCCTCGCGGCGCTGAACATCCTCCCGATCGTCGTCACCGCGCTCGCCGGAGCGGTGCTCGTGGTCCTCGTCGGCATCCTCGACATGCGCGAGTTCTACCGCGCGGTCCGGTGGGACGTCATCGTGCTGCTCGCGGGTCTCGTTCCGCTCGGCACCGCCATCGTGAAGACGGGCGGCGCCGCCATGCTCGCGGGCGCCTTCACGGGCCTCGCGGGACACCTGCCGCCCTGGATTTTGCTCTTCGCGACCTATGCGACGACGGCCCTCCTCACGGAGGTCCTTTCGAACAACGGAACCGTCGTGCTCATGGTTCCCGTGACCGTGACCGCCGCCTTCGGCCTGGGCCTCGATCCCACGCCCTTCGTCCTCGCGGTGGCGTTCGCGGCCTCGACGAGCTTCATGACGCCCGTCGGCTATCAGACGAACACGATGGTCTACGGCCCGGGCGACTACAAGTTCAGCGACTTCTTCCGCGTCGGCGCGCCCCTGAATCTGGCGCTCGCGTTCGTGACCACGGCCGCGCTCGCGACGACCTACGGTCTCTGGTGA